The window CACCAGCTGCTGGAGGATGTCCGACAGACGGTCCTCGTCGACAGTGCCGGTGCCGTGGGTGTCGACATAGACCGACAGCGGCTTCGACACGCCGATCGCGTAGGACACCTGGATCGTGCACTTCTCCGCCAGCTCCGCCGCGACGACGTTCTTGGCCAGATAGCGGGCGGCGTAGGCGGCCGAGCGGTCGACCTTCGTCGGGTCCTTGCCCGAGAAGGCGCCACCGCCGTGCGGGGCCGCACCGCCATAGGTGTCGACGATGATCTTGCGGCCGGTCAGGCCGGCGTCACCGTCCGGGCCGCCGATGACGAAGCGGCCGGTCGGGTTGACGTACAGGTTCTTCGGATCGCACATCCAGCCGTCCGGCAGGCAGTTGACGATGTGCGGCAGGACGATCTCGCGAACGGCCTCCTGGTCCAGTCCCTCGGCATGCTGCGTCGACAGCACGATGGCGGTGGCACGGACCGGGCGGCCGTCGATGTACTGAAGGGTGACCTGGCTCTTGGCGTCCGGGCCCAGCTGCGGGGCGGCGCCGGAATGGCGCGCCTCGGCCAGCGACTTCAGGATGGCGTGGCTGTAGTAGATCGGCGCCGGCATCAGCGCCGGGGTCTCGCGGCAGGCATAGCCGAACATGATGCCCTGGTCGCCGGCACCCTCGTCCTTGTTGCCCGCGGCGTCGACGCCGACCGCGATGTCGGCCGACTGGGAATGGACGAAGCACTTGACGTCCATCTTCTCCCAATGGAAGCCGTCCTGCTCGTAGCCGATGTCCTTCACCGCGGCACGGGCGACCTCGACCAGCTGGTCGGCCTTGATGCTCTCGGGGCCGCGAACCTCGCCGGCCAGAACAACCTGGTTGGTGGTCGCCAGCGTCTCCACGGCCACGCGGGCCTGCGGGTCGTGCGAAAGATAAAGATCGACGATGGCGTCGGAGATGCGGTCGCAGACCTTGTCGGGATGACCCTCCGACACGGACTCGCTGGTGAACACGTAGTTCAGCTTTGCCACGGGAAACCTCGGCATTCGGCGGCACGCTATTTCATGAGCCGAAACGGCAGACCGGTACAGCGGCCGCAGACACCGGTCCGGGGGCGTTTCTCGCAAGGAACTCATGCGCCGTCAAGAACACTGCCGTTGATACCGCAAAGAGCAGCAAAATCATCGGCAGGGCGAGAAACCGTTTAATGACTTCATCTTTCCGGATTTCGACCGTGACGCGGGGCGCATTGGACGGATGGGTCCGGCACTTGCCTTTTCCAGAATAGGAACATATTAGGAACATCAGGATGGGGAGG is drawn from Azospirillum sp. TSH100 and contains these coding sequences:
- the metK gene encoding methionine adenosyltransferase encodes the protein MAKLNYVFTSESVSEGHPDKVCDRISDAIVDLYLSHDPQARVAVETLATTNQVVLAGEVRGPESIKADQLVEVARAAVKDIGYEQDGFHWEKMDVKCFVHSQSADIAVGVDAAGNKDEGAGDQGIMFGYACRETPALMPAPIYYSHAILKSLAEARHSGAAPQLGPDAKSQVTLQYIDGRPVRATAIVLSTQHAEGLDQEAVREIVLPHIVNCLPDGWMCDPKNLYVNPTGRFVIGGPDGDAGLTGRKIIVDTYGGAAPHGGGAFSGKDPTKVDRSAAYAARYLAKNVVAAELAEKCTIQVSYAIGVSKPLSVYVDTHGTGTVDEDRLSDILQQLVDLSPRGIRTHLGLNKPIYARTAAYGHFGREPEVDGGFSWERTDLVDALRGAF